In Elusimicrobiota bacterium, one DNA window encodes the following:
- a CDS encoding FKBP-type peptidyl-prolyl cis-trans isomerase: MITTASGLQYEDTVTGTGAVAQSGKRVVVHYTGWLYANGKKGAKFDSSKDRNDPFDFNLGAGEVIRGWDEGVAGMKVGGKRTLVIPAALGYGSRGAGGAIPPNATLLFDVELLGV, translated from the coding sequence ATGATCACCACCGCATCGGGATTGCAATACGAGGACACCGTGACCGGGACGGGAGCCGTCGCCCAGTCCGGCAAGCGCGTCGTCGTTCATTACACCGGATGGCTCTACGCCAACGGAAAAAAAGGCGCCAAATTCGATTCCAGCAAGGACCGCAACGACCCCTTTGATTTCAACCTGGGCGCCGGCGAAGTGATCCGCGGCTGGGACGAAGGGGTGGCGGGCATGAAGGTGGGCGGGAAGCGGACGCTCGTCATTCCCGCGGCCTTGGGCTACGGCTCGCGCGGGGCCGGGGGCGCCATTCCGCCCAACGCCACGCTTCTCTTCGACGTCGAATTGCTGGGGGTCTAA
- a CDS encoding SOS response-associated peptidase family protein, whose amino-acid sequence MCAQYIVDKTGKELARLFKALLRKASEPRGRILPHRPAPVVLREGDERVLTDMEFGLLPAWSKDRRVKFATHNARLFSEDPKTHRPTAIFEKPTWREPFARRHCLVPMTQFIEPLYTGPLAGNMVGFLPRTGGVFAAAGLWDEWVSKESGEVVRSFAVLTDDPVPHIAQMGHDRTPVFLGESHFDRWLNASASSPAGWLEFLRGNRETIDWTEALDRPLAAGWERKLKD is encoded by the coding sequence ATGTGCGCCCAGTACATCGTTGACAAGACCGGGAAAGAATTGGCTCGGCTGTTCAAGGCCCTGCTTCGAAAGGCGTCGGAACCCCGGGGGCGGATTTTGCCGCACCGGCCGGCGCCGGTGGTCCTTCGGGAGGGGGACGAGCGCGTCTTGACCGACATGGAATTCGGCCTCCTCCCGGCCTGGAGCAAGGACCGTCGGGTGAAATTCGCCACCCACAACGCCCGGCTTTTCTCCGAGGACCCCAAAACCCATCGACCGACGGCGATCTTTGAGAAACCCACCTGGCGGGAGCCCTTCGCCCGGCGCCATTGCCTGGTGCCCATGACCCAATTCATCGAACCGCTCTACACGGGGCCCCTGGCCGGGAACATGGTGGGGTTTCTTCCCCGAACGGGAGGCGTTTTCGCCGCCGCCGGCCTCTGGGACGAGTGGGTGTCCAAGGAGAGCGGCGAGGTGGTGCGATCTTTCGCCGTTCTCACCGACGATCCCGTGCCCCACATCGCCCAAATGGGCCACGACCGGACCCCGGTCTTCCTGGGCGAGAGTCATTTTGACCGGTGGCTGAACGCCTCCGCTTCCAGTCCCGCGGGTTGGCTGGAATTCCTGAGGGGGAACCGGGAAACCATTGATTGGACCGAGGCCTTGGACAGGCCCCTGGCGGCGGGGTGGGAACGAAAGCTGAAGGACTAG